The Chloroflexota bacterium DNA window CTCTGCCAAATTGAGCTAGTGGGCCAGACTGCCTGCATTATATCTCAGCCACCATGGATGTCAAATGGCAAATAGTATCCGTTCACCCGCTCAACTTTGCTCTCCTGCAACTCGATCTACTATGCCCCCTATCACTCGACAATAAACGTTTTTTGTAAGCCCTTGACAAAACGCCAGACCTGTGTTATGATAAGTTCATCTTTACTACGCGAAGGTACCAACACTGGCTGACTAAGCACCAAGGATGACTACAATGAACCCAGCAGACCAGCCAACACTATTCCCATCGCCTGGAAGACCAGGCGCCAAAACCGCCCCGGTAGCAACGCTCTCACCCCTGAGCTCCCGCTCTTCTCTCGCGTCCGCCGCCAGCGCGTTCCATAACCACATGCTACGGCAAGGCTTCTCGGAAAACACCGTCAAAGCGTTCTCCGGTGACCTGCGCCTGCTCATGAAATACATCCCGCCAAACTCCAATATCAGCCGTATCTCCACCCATGACCTGGAGAACTTCCTGACCTGGATGCTGACAGAGCGGGGCAAACCCTGCAGCCCCAAGACCTACGCCCGTCGCCTGACAACGCTTAAGGTCTTCTTTAAATGGCTGTACGATAGCAATATCATCGCCAATGACCCGGCAGCTCCCATTGCCCACCAGCCCGCACGTACCCCCCTGCCTACCATCCTCTACGATGACGAGGTAGAACGGCTGCTGCGCTATACCAGAGACCTGCTCTGGGATCGAAAGCCAGACGCCAGGCCCTATCTGCTCGTAAGCCTGATTCTGCAAACCGCCATAAAAAAGAGCGAATGCATGAATATCGAGCTCGAGCACATAGACGTCAGCAATCCCCGCGCACCGGTGCTCTATATTCGCTATGCGAACGCCCGCATGCGGCACAAGGAACGAAAGCTAGCGCTCTCGCCCCAATTCCCGCCTATCATGCGCCAGTACATCCAGCAATATAAACCCCAGGAACACCTGTTTGAATGCACAGCACGTAACCTGGAATATGTACTGGCTGATGCCGGCGACGTGGCGGGGATCGAACACAAGTCGGTTTCCTTCGAAACCCTGCGCTGGACATCCGCTGTACGCGATTATCGCACCGGCCTGTCACCGGATCAGTTGCGGCAAAAACTGGGGCTCTCGAAGATCAGCTGGCGCGAAACCAGCCAGAAGATTCGCCGGCTTTCATCGCCAGCCATCTAGCCCTCACCGAAAGGTTACCCGGCTTCAAACAAGTCCGCCCTTGGGGAGTCTTCCCCGTCCAATAATCTGTCTCCAATCAATGGCTCAAAACGTGGAGAACGACGACGGGCCGCCTCACATCGAGGTGGCCCGCACGCGTCCAATCCATCGGGCAGACATGCAAAATAACCGGGGTTCTATTCCTATCCTGCAAACGGCTGGCGTAACTGCTCAA harbors:
- a CDS encoding site-specific integrase, which produces MNPADQPTLFPSPGRPGAKTAPVATLSPLSSRSSLASAASAFHNHMLRQGFSENTVKAFSGDLRLLMKYIPPNSNISRISTHDLENFLTWMLTERGKPCSPKTYARRLTTLKVFFKWLYDSNIIANDPAAPIAHQPARTPLPTILYDDEVERLLRYTRDLLWDRKPDARPYLLVSLILQTAIKKSECMNIELEHIDVSNPRAPVLYIRYANARMRHKERKLALSPQFPPIMRQYIQQYKPQEHLFECTARNLEYVLADAGDVAGIEHKSVSFETLRWTSAVRDYRTGLSPDQLRQKLGLSKISWRETSQKIRRLSSPAI